From the Comamonas odontotermitis genome, one window contains:
- a CDS encoding PP0621 family protein: MKYLLVLLLVVIAWHIWRGKRVQNARPAPKKTLAQPEPMVHCAHCGVHFPQSDAISHRGKQYCSQAHLAAASNTTPSP; the protein is encoded by the coding sequence ATGAAGTATTTGCTGGTTTTACTGCTGGTGGTGATCGCCTGGCACATCTGGCGTGGCAAACGCGTGCAAAACGCTCGGCCAGCACCTAAAAAGACGCTGGCTCAACCCGAGCCCATGGTGCATTGCGCCCACTGCGGCGTGCATTTCCCGCAATCGGATGCCATCAGCCACCGCGGCAAGCAGTACTGCTCGCAAGCGCACCTGGCCGCCGCCAGCAATACGACGCCGTCGCCATGA
- a CDS encoding cytochrome C assembly family protein — translation MPFSSSTVAGAGLVGWILALAAALAYALPALATQRLQERGAKRSLLVAWALHAASLVWGLAGHEPRFGFAPALSVTAWLVLTVYVVEQQLYPQLRSRWPLAALGSVAVLLAVIFPGTPLHVDASPWLPLHLALGIASYGLFAAAVVHAALMTRAERQMRQHGDHDGGLPLLTLERLTFRFVGAGFALLTATLAAGWFFGEALYGKAWIWNHKSVFSVLSWLTFAILLFGRRRFGWRGRQAVNILYAGALLLLLAYVGSRFVLEVILER, via the coding sequence ATGCCCTTTTCTTCTTCCACAGTGGCCGGAGCCGGTCTTGTCGGCTGGATACTGGCCCTGGCTGCGGCGCTTGCCTATGCCCTGCCGGCGCTTGCCACCCAACGCCTGCAGGAGCGCGGCGCCAAGCGCTCGCTCCTCGTCGCCTGGGCCTTGCATGCCGCCAGCCTGGTGTGGGGACTGGCCGGGCATGAGCCCCGGTTCGGATTTGCGCCGGCCTTGTCCGTCACGGCCTGGCTGGTGCTGACCGTGTATGTGGTCGAGCAGCAGTTGTACCCGCAATTGCGTTCACGCTGGCCACTGGCTGCACTCGGCAGCGTAGCGGTACTGCTGGCCGTGATTTTCCCCGGAACCCCATTGCATGTCGATGCGTCGCCGTGGCTGCCGCTGCACCTGGCGCTCGGCATTGCATCCTACGGTCTGTTCGCTGCCGCGGTCGTACATGCTGCGCTGATGACGCGCGCAGAACGCCAGATGCGCCAGCATGGCGACCACGACGGTGGCTTGCCGCTGCTGACGCTTGAGCGATTGACATTCCGCTTTGTAGGTGCCGGGTTCGCTCTGCTCACCGCCACTCTGGCGGCGGGCTGGTTCTTTGGCGAGGCACTGTACGGCAAAGCCTGGATATGGAATCACAAGTCGGTCTTCAGCGTATTGTCCTGGCTGACTTTTGCCATCCTCCTGTTTGGCCGCAGGCGCTTTGGCTGGCGAGGGAGACAGGCGGTGAACATCCTCTACGCAGGTGCCCTGCTGCTGCTGCTGGCCTATGTGGGCTCGCGCTTTGTACTGGAAGTGATCTTGGAGCGCTGA